The Spirochaetota bacterium region CTCCCTCATTCATAACCATACGTGCACCTTCCACTATGGGTGTAAGTGGCAAAAGCTGTGATACTTTCTGCACCCATGGGCGTGCACCCTCAAGTGAAAACCACACTTCTGACAAAAACATCATTGGCCACGTTATAATATTAATTAGTCCATCAGCAAACTCCTGGCTGTCGCTTCGAGAAGCAATAAGCAGTCCTAAAGAAATCATACAAAACCCACCCAGAGCAAAAACAAGAAACAGCGTGAACAATGAACCTTTGCATTCAAACCCATACAGCAATACTGTTCCAATGTATACAACTATTGTTGTTGCAAGCATCACAAACATTCTGGATAGAATCTGTGCTGTCAAAAACTCAAATGGCCTGACAGGCGCAACGCTGAAACGTTTTAATATGCCGTTTTTCCGGTACATCACAAGCACATAACCCACTCCATATAATGAGTTGAACATTGCATTCATACCCAAAATGCCGGGAAAAAGCCATTCAACATACCGTATACCTTTGCCCTTGAATGAATACTTTGAAAATATCGTATGACTGCTGCCAGCTCCTTTAAGAAGCTGTTCGGCAACATATCCGTTGGGTGAGGAATCATTTATATAGTATGTATTATTTTGTATGTCCAGTACCATATCTATTTTAAATTTATGCAAACTTGCAATTGCTTTTTCTTTAGAGGGAAATACTATAAAATCAACATATCTCATCTTTAAAAATTCTTTCAACTGTGGATTGTCTACTTCTTTTATATCAATTTTATCATAAGTAATGACACCAACTTTAAGCAGTGGTGAAGATTCGCTTTTGAAAACCACACTGAAACCAATAATAATTAAGAGTGGGAAAATAATATTCCAGCCTAATGCCGACCTGTCTCTGTAAAATTCTTTTGTGCGTGCAACAAATATTGTCCATATTCTGTATAGCATAGTTATGCCCTCAACTGCGTCCCCGTTAGTTTTAAAAAGAGATCCTCTAAATTCTGTGAGCGAACCACCATCCCAGTAATATCTACATTATTATCTATGAGCAATCGCAGGCAATCATGAGGTTTTTCCGTGTGTATCTCTATGGTATTGTTCACTGTGTACCACTCGCACTCCATCTGATGTAAAATATTTTCATCCACTATTGATGGCAGTGTTATGGTAACACCTCTGCAATGTTGGTTAAGCAAATTAATTGGCGAATCCATGGCAACAATCCTGCCATGATCCATGATTGCAACAATATCACACAGTGTTTGTGCCTCTTCCATGTAGTGTGTGGTAAGGATAATGGTTTTTCCTTTCTTTTTGATTGATTGTACTATATCCCACACATGACGCCGCGCTTGTGGGTCAAGGCCTGTAGTTGGCTCATCCAGAAACAAAAGTTCAGGGTCATTTGCCAGAGCTATCGCCAAAAGTAACCGCTGTTTTTGCCCTCCTGATATTTTCCTGTTATCTCTATCCAGTATCTCCTCAAGATAACACAGTGAAACAAGTTCATCCATTGGAGCCCTGCGTGCATATAAGTTCCTGAATGTCAAAAGAATTTCCCTAACTGTAAGATATTGCTGCAATTCAGTGTGCTGCAGCTGAATACCAACCTCCTGTTTAAAATGATGACCCCGCGGCTTTCCTTTATACAGTATTACACCACTGTCTGGTTTCTGTATCCCTTCAATAACTTCTATAGTTGTTGTTTTGCCTGCACCATTTGGGCCTAGTAAACCAAAGCAAATACCTTGAGGGATAGCAAAACTTACTCCATCAACTGCCTTGACTCCGGGGAAATATTTATAAAGATTTTTAACTTCAAGTATATAACTCATAGTTCATTATTGCTTTTAGCATATTTTAAATTAGCTGATAGTATACTATTATGAGCAATAGTATATTGACAGGTTACATGTATGATTCACATTCTTTAATAAATTGCGGCTTCTGGTCACTATAGGTTGGATGATAGAGTATATGCAAGCAGTTTTTTGCTCTGGTGAGTGCAACATACATCAAGCGACGTTCTTCTTCAATATCGGTATAGGGGTCAGGCAACAACCTGTCCTTTACACCACATAAAATCACAATATCAAATTCCAGCCCCTTTGCCGAATGTATTGTCATATATTGAATATTGCTATGATTAGTAATTCTTGATTGTAGAAAGTTGCCCTGCCAGTTGTTCCTGTAAAGCATAGCTATAGAATGATTTGTGCTATATTTTTGTGCGATAGCTCCAGCGATTGTAGCCTCCTGTTCAAAAGAGTTTACCCTGTGAAAAAATATTTTGCCTCCTTTTCCACGTACAGAGTAAACTATACGACGTGAACGGAATCTATTCTTAGAAATTAACCTGCTTGCAAGGCTCACAATTTCTTTTTTTGAACGATAGTTATTTGTCAGAGTATGCACTGTAAGCTTTTCAAAATATTTCTTTGCGTTTACAATGTATTTTACTTGTGCATCTCTAAATTTGTAAATTGATTGCCAGTCATCACCAACCATGAAAACATTAGGGTGTTGGTTGGGCAAAAGTAATTTCAAAAGTTTAAAATTATTCTCCGAAGTGTCCTGAAATTCATCTACCATTATATATTTAAAGGTATTGTGAATTGCTGCTTGCAATGAGCTATCATTAGACAAGTATTCAATTGATGTATTAATCATGTCTTCAAAGTCAATATAATTGTGTGTTTTTTTAAATTGCAAATATTCTTTTTTTATAATTTCAATTTTGGTTCTAATATCAACCGGCAGGGTAATTTTATCGCTTTTCAATAGTATTTTATATATCACTGACGATGGAATACCATAGAATTCATTGACATGCCTTTCGATAATTTCTTTCATTATAGTTTCTGAAGTTTCTTCATCAAGCACTTTGACAGAATTCATATATCGTTTAATAATATATTGTAAACAGAACGCATGAAACGTTGACGCAACAATTGCCTTACCACAACCACCAAGGCCTACTATAATCCTGCTTTTTAATTCTTCAGCAGCTTTTCGGCTGAATGTAAGTAACAGCAACTCATCTGGTTTACACAAATTTTTATTAATTAATGCAATACTTCGCTGTATAACAGTGTACGTTTTCCCACTGCCAGCTGATGCAATAACAAGGTGCGCACCACCTTCGGCATTAATTGCTTTCAACTGATTTTTATCAACTTTTAAGGACATATTTTTTAAATTTGTACTTTTTATATTATTAATACGCATGGATGCAATATTTTTTAAACCAAAACTAAAAAAATCATGTTTTTTTATTTTGTTAAAAAAGATTTATTACATTTTATTATAGGAATTAATGTGTACATTATTTTTTATTGTTCAACAACTTATGCAATGAACGCACTCTTTCATCATATCTGTTTAATTCCATTGCTCTTGTTATAGCTCCTTGGGCTTTTTCTTTTATACCTAATGCAATACAACTTTGAGCATACTTAAGCCACCCTCCATAATAATTAGGCACAATCCTGGTAACCTCGTAAAAGCTTTCCATTGCAGTTTCATAGTCAGCAATAGTAAAATGTAGTTTACCAAATCGCATATATCCCCATGGATTATCAGGCATTGTTTTTATAACCTTTGAATATAACCGTGATGCCTCAGGATATCTTTCATTATCAAGGTAATAATCACCTTCAAGGATATCGGTAACCCATGATTGGCCCACAACTTTTCTGTGCAATGCAAAATCTTTTGCTTTATACCAAGCTTTTTCTCGTAGATTATATGTAT contains the following coding sequences:
- a CDS encoding ABC transporter ATP-binding protein; this encodes MSYILEVKNLYKYFPGVKAVDGVSFAIPQGICFGLLGPNGAGKTTTIEVIEGIQKPDSGVILYKGKPRGHHFKQEVGIQLQHTELQQYLTVREILLTFRNLYARRAPMDELVSLCYLEEILDRDNRKISGGQKQRLLLAIALANDPELLFLDEPTTGLDPQARRHVWDIVQSIKKKGKTIILTTHYMEEAQTLCDIVAIMDHGRIVAMDSPINLLNQHCRGVTITLPSIVDENILHQMECEWYTVNNTIEIHTEKPHDCLRLLIDNNVDITGMVVRSQNLEDLFLKLTGTQLRA
- a CDS encoding ATP-dependent helicase, which gives rise to MSLKVDKNQLKAINAEGGAHLVIASAGSGKTYTVIQRSIALINKNLCKPDELLLLTFSRKAAEELKSRIIVGLGGCGKAIVASTFHAFCLQYIIKRYMNSVKVLDEETSETIMKEIIERHVNEFYGIPSSVIYKILLKSDKITLPVDIRTKIEIIKKEYLQFKKTHNYIDFEDMINTSIEYLSNDSSLQAAIHNTFKYIMVDEFQDTSENNFKLLKLLLPNQHPNVFMVGDDWQSIYKFRDAQVKYIVNAKKYFEKLTVHTLTNNYRSKKEIVSLASRLISKNRFRSRRIVYSVRGKGGKIFFHRVNSFEQEATIAGAIAQKYSTNHSIAMLYRNNWQGNFLQSRITNHSNIQYMTIHSAKGLEFDIVILCGVKDRLLPDPYTDIEEERRLMYVALTRAKNCLHILYHPTYSDQKPQFIKECESYM
- a CDS encoding ABC transporter permease, which produces MLYRIWTIFVARTKEFYRDRSALGWNIIFPLLIIIGFSVVFKSESSPLLKVGVITYDKIDIKEVDNPQLKEFLKMRYVDFIVFPSKEKAIASLHKFKIDMVLDIQNNTYYINDSSPNGYVAEQLLKGAGSSHTIFSKYSFKGKGIRYVEWLFPGILGMNAMFNSLYGVGYVLVMYRKNGILKRFSVAPVRPFEFLTAQILSRMFVMLATTIVVYIGTVLLYGFECKGSLFTLFLVFALGGFCMISLGLLIASRSDSQEFADGLINIITWPMMFLSEVWFSLEGARPWVQKVSQLLPLTPIVEGARMVMNEG